The DNA region TGTGCCGTTGACCCAGATTGAGTATGCGGGCGGGAGAGCGTTGTTACAGTATCGTGGCGATCTGCTGCCACTGCGCGATGATGGCAATGTGCTGGCGGAGTTAGAGAGCGGGGATCAGAAAGACGATGAGGCACTGGTGACGGTGTTGATCTGCGCCAACGCGGGCGCGGGCGGACGGCACAGGATTGGCATGGTGGTTCGACGAGTGCTTGATGTTTCTTCGGGAAGGATGCTGGAAGAAGATGCGTCGACCGAGGGAATGGAGCTGGCGCTGGTGAAGGAGAAGTTGACGATGGTGCACCACCAGTTTGGCGCGAAGGCGGTGGCGGGCTGGAAGGAGGTTGCATGAAACTTGTTGGCCAGAGCGCAATGAATGCGGGGAGTTCGATAGACGAGATGCAGGATGAGAACGATGCAGTGTCTTTGTGCTCGATGTTTGCGGGCAGCGAAAGTTTTGGCATCGATACCAGGAAGATTCGAGAGGTGCTGGGCAAGCGCGAGTTGCAGCGGGTGCCGATGGCACCGTCGTTTATTGGAGGTGTGGTGCCGTACCGCGGCGAAGTGCTGACAGCGGTGGCCTGCGGGCACTGCTGGGCATGAGCGAGAACAGTGCGACGAGTTGCGTGCTGGTACTCGAAGACGATGAAGTCTCGGAGCGGTTTGGCTTGATGGTGGATGAGGTCGGTGGCGTGGTAACGGTGAACCGGCGAATGCTGGAGACCAATCCCTGCACGCTTGAGGCGCGTGGAAAGTGGCTGTTCGATGGAGCGTACAAGATGCAGACGGGGTTGATGGTGCAGCTCGATCCGAAGAAGCTGCGGCCATCGCGGCTGGCGGAGACGGGTCTATTCAAACGGAGTGTGACTGGACATATGACTGGGCATGGCGGAACGGGAGCGATGGATGCGAGCACTGATAGTCGATGATTCGAGCTTTATCCGCGATTATTTGCGGCAGCTTTTGCACCGGATGGGGATTACCTGTGAAGAGGCCGTCAACGGAAGCAATGCGCTGGAGGTGCTGGCGGCGGCGCAGGCGTTCGACCTGATGTTGCTGGATGTGAATATGCCGGTGATGAATGGGTTGGAGTGCGTCAAAGCGTTGCGCGAGGCGCAACTGGGGCCGGAGATGAAGGTCATGATGGTGACGACTGAGTCCGACAATTCCTTTATTACGACCGCGCTGAGTCATGGTGCGGATGAGTTCCTGATGAAGCCGTTTACGCCGGAGAGCCTGCGCGAGAAGATGGCGTTGCTTGGATTCGCAGCGGCCTGAACAGGAAATTGAAGAGGGTGGATGGCATGGGGATTTCAAGCGAACAGCCGCTTCGTGTTCTGGCGGCAGACGACTCCGCAGTGATGCGTGAAATTATGCGGAAGCTCTTCGAGATGCATGGAGAGGACGGGCCGAGCAGTCTGCCGCGAATGGAACTGTGCGGGACGGCGCAGGATGGCGTGGAGTGTCTGGAGGCGGTGGGCCGGTTGGGGCCGGATGTGCTGGTGCTCGATCTGGAGATGCCTCGGTTGAATGGGCTGGATGTGTTGGACCGGCTGCGAGATGTGAATCCGGGGCTGCCGGTGATTATGTGTAGCTCTTACACGGAGCGGGGTGCGCGATCGACGCTGGAGGCGCTGGCGCGCGGGGCTGCAGATTATGTAATGAAGCCGAATGCGCAGCGTGATCTGACTGCGGCGTTGCAATCACTGGCGCAGCAGTTGCTGCCGAAGATTGCGGCGTTGACCAAGGGGCGCAGACGTACAGTCGGAGAGAACGCTGCGCAGGCGGCGCAAAGTGCAGCGACCACAGGACGAAAAGATTCGCCCATTGAGGTGGTCGTGATTGGTCTGTCGACGGGCGGGCCGTCCGCGTTGGAGCAGATGCTGCCACGGCTGCCTTCGAGCTTTCCTGTGCCGGTGTTGATCGTGCAGCATATGCCGAAGTTGTTTACAGGAGCGCTGGCGGAGCGGCTGGATAAGTGTTGCGCGCTGCGGGTGAGGCAGGCGTATGACGGCGATGCGATTGTGCCGGGAACGGTGTGGCTGGCTCCGGGTGACTCGCATATGGAGGTAGCTGTTCGGCGGATGGGATTTGGCATTGACGATGTGAGTTTGCAAGGACGTGGGGCCAGAGTGAAGCTGCATCAGCGGGAGCCGCTGAATCATTGCCGACCTTCGGTAGATTATTTGTTTCATTCTGCGGCGCGGCTTTATGGAGCGGGTGCGCTGGCGTTGATGATGACGGGCATGGGTGCGGATGGTCTGGGCGGCGCTCGTGCGGTGCATGAGGCGGGTGGCGTGGTGTTGGCGCAGGATGAGGCGACGTCCGCAGTGTGGGGGATGCCGGGGCGAGTAGCGGATGCCGGTATTGCGAATGCTGTTTTGCCACTGGGAGCGATTGCGGGTGAGTTGAAACAGAGGGTTAATGCGGGACGGCCGACGAGATTGGCACCGGCTGAACATGCAGTGAGTCCTGCGGGTTCGCGGCGGGAGGCGATGCATGACCTGCTCTGATTCGGATTATGCGTATCTGCGAGCACTGGTGTTGGAACAGTCGGCCAATCGCATCGATCCATCGCGCAACTCGCTGTTCGATGCGCGGCTGAAGCCGATTGCGCAGAAGGCGGGTGCAGCCAACCTTAAGGATTTCGTCAGCCTTTTGAAAGTGGACAGAGCGCCTCATCTGCATCGCGCTGTGGCCGAGGCGATGACGATTAATGAGACGAGTTTTTTTCGGGACTTGAAGCCGTTTGAGATGCTGCGGGAGACGATTCTTCCGCGATTGATTGAGCGGAGGAGAGAACAGCGGCGGCTGCGTATATGGAGTGCGGCGAGCTCCACGGGGCAGGAAGCCTACAGCGTGGCGATGCTGATTGCGGAGCACTTTCCTGCGATTGCGCGATGGGACGTGAAGATTATTGGGACGGATATCTCGCAGTATGTCCTCGAGTATGCGCGGCGAGGACGGTATCGGAGGTTGGAGGTGAATCGGGGCTTGCCGGCGCGAATGCTGTTGAAGTACCTGGTGCGCGATGGCGAGGAGTGGGAGATATCTGAACGGATTCGCTCGATGTGCGAGTTTCAGTATGCGAATCTCTGCGAGCCGCTGCCGAAGCTGCCGGTGTTTGATCTGGTGATGTTGCGCAATGTGCTGCTTTACTTTCCTCAACAGGACAGGAGCTATTTGTTCAAGGGTGTCTACCAGTTGATGGCTCCGGATGGGTGCCTGGTGCTGGGAAATGCGGAACAGGCGGAGGATTCATCGGACCAGTTTGAGGTAGAGTTTGCCTCCAGCTCTTACTGCTATCGACCTGTGCCGCCGCTCGATTAGGACGGAGGAAGCTTTGGACGCATCTTATATAGTGTGCCAAAGGTGCCGCGAGCTTCCTCCAATTCGAAAAAGGTAGGCGTAGCGACACCGTCGAGTGCGGACGCTGCGCTTTCGTTGTTTCATCCGATTACGGCGAAGTGGTTCAGGGCTGTGTTTGAGGCGCCGACGGCTCCGCAGATCGAGGGGTGGCCGGCGATTGCGCGTGGCGAGTCGACGCTGATTCTGGCGCCGACGGGAACGGGCAAGACGCTGACGGCGTTTCTGTGGTGCCTCGATCGATTGATGCTGCGGACGGCTGCGGATGCAGCGCGAGGGTGCAGGGTCGTGTATCTGTCGCCTTTGAAGGCATTGGCGGCTGATGTGGAGAGGAATCTGCGCTCGCCGTTGGCCGGGATCGCCAATATGGCGAAGCGCGAGGGTGTGGAGGTGCGGATTCCGGAGATCAGTGTTCGCACCGGAGACACGCCGCAGAAGGAGCGGGCGAGGTTTCGGCGGCATCCGGGAGAGATTCTGATTACGACTCCAGAGAGCTTGTATCTGCTGCTGACTTCGGAGGCTGGTGAGTCGCTGCGGACGGTGGAGACTGTGATTGTGGATGAGATTCACGCGCTGGTGCCGAGCAAGCGTGGGGCGCACATGGCGGTTTCGCTGGAACGGCTGGAGGCTTTGACTGGACGGCGGCTGCAGAGGATTGGGTTGTCGGCTACGCAGAGGCCGTTGGAGGAGGTGGCTCGATTTCTGGGGGGAGCGGAGGGGCAGGGAAGTGTAACCGATACGGTTACAGAAGAACCGCTGGCCAATGTGTTGATGGATGCGGCCAGCGACGATGGGGTGAAGGCGGATGTGGGGGTGAATGCTCCGCGATATCGTCCGGTGACAGTGGTGAATGCGGGGGCGCGGAAGGTGCTGGAGCTGAAGGTGGAGGTTCCGGTGGAGGATATGGCTCGGCTGGGTGAGATTGAAGAACAGCCGAGCGGGCCGGCTTCGCAGGGGCCGAAGCGGACTTCGATCTGGCAGTCGATCTATCCGCGGTTGCTGGAGATTATTCAAGGAAGGACTTCGACACTGATCTTCGTGAATGCGCGACGGGTGGCGGAGCGGCTTGCCGGAGCGCTGAATGATTTGGCTGGGGAGGCGATTGCGCGTGCGCATCATGGGTCGCTGGCGGCGGCGCAACGGAGCGAGATTGAGGAGATGTTGAAGGCGGGGAAGATCAAAGCGCTGATCGCTACTTCCTCGCTGGAGTTGGGCATCGATATGGGGGCGATTGATCTGGTGATTCAGATTGAAGCTCCGCCTTCGGTAGCGAGTGGGATGCAAAGGATTGGACGGGCGGGGCACCAGGTGGGCGCGCCTTCGCATGGGATTATCTTTCCGAAGTATCGCGCGGATTTAATTGCGTGCGCGGCGGTCACGCGGGCGATGCATGAGGGCCATGTGGAGTCGACGCGGTTTCTGCGGAATCCGCTGGATGTACTGGCGCAGCAGATGGTGGCGGTGATTGCGCATCCTCCTCTGGGTGTTGCGGATGCGGAGAGGCGGACGGCGCATAAGTCGGAGGAGGAGGAGAGTCCGGGGATCAGCTATGAGGCTCTGTTTGCGCTGATGCGGAGTGCGGCTCCGTTTGCGGGTTTGAGCCGGAGTGTCTTCAATGGCGTGCTGGATATGCTGGCGGGACGGTATCCGTCGGATGAATTTGCGGAGTTGCGGCCGAGGGTGACGTGGGACCGAACGCGGAACTGGATAACACCGCGTGCGGGGGTGAAGCGGATTGCAATCTTGAACGGTGGGACGATTCCTGATCGCGGCACGTATGGGGTTTTTCTGGCGGGGGAACGGAGTAAGCCGGTTCGTGTGGGCGAGCTGGATGAGGAGATGGTGTTTGAGACGAAGCCGGGCGAGGTGTTTACGCTGGGTGCTTCGGCGTGGAGGATTGAAGAGATTACGCATGACCGCGTACTGGTTTTGCCTGCTCCGGGTGAGGCGGGGAAGATGCCGTTCTGGCATGGGGATCGTGCGGGCAGGCCGCTGGAGTTTGGGCGCAGGATTGGTGCGCTGGTGCGGGAGCTGCGCGAGACTCCGCGAAGTGTGGCGATTACGCGGCTGACGCAGGAGCATGATCTGGAGGCTGGGGCTGCGGAGAACGTGCTGCGGTATCTGGCGGACCAGGAGCTGGCTACGACGGTTGTGCCGGATGACCGGAACATTGTGATCGAGCGCGTGCGCGATGAGTTGGGTGACTGGCGCGTGTGTGTGCTGACGCCGTTTGGCAGCAGGATTCATGCGCCGTGGGCGATGGCGGCTACGGCGAAGATTCGCGCTCATGGTGGACCGGCTGTCGAGACGATGTGGAGCGAGGATGGGTTTGTGCTGCGGTTTCCGGAGACGGAGGAGGCTCCTGCGATAGAGCCGATTTTGCTGGCTCCGGAAGAGGCTGCGGAGCTGGTGCTGCAACAGTTGGGATCGACGGCGCTGTTTGCGGCGAAGTTTCGCGAGAGCGCGGCGCGGGCTTTGCTGTTGCCGAGACGGCGGATGGATGGGCGAACTCCGCTGTGGCAGCAGAGGAAGCGGTCGTATGACCTGTTGAGTGTGGCCAGCCGATATCCTTCGTTTCCGATATTGCTGGAGGCTTATCGTGAGTGCCTGCGGGATGTGTTCGATATGCCTGCGCTGATGGAGACGCTGCGGCTGATGGCGAACCGGTCGGTGCGCGTGTATACGGTGGACTCGCGGACGCCGAGCCCGTTTGCATCGGCATTACTGTTCAGCTATGTGGCGAACTATATCTATGACGGCGATGCTCCGCTGGCGGAGAGGAGGGCGCAGGCGCTCTCAATCGATCAGGACCAGTTGCGGGAATTGATGGGCGATGCAGATCTTCGCGAGTTGCTGGATGCAAATGCGATTGAGGAGACGGAAGAGCAGTTGCAATGCATCGTCGAGAACTACAAGGCGCGGACGATGGATGGGGTGCATGATCTGCTGTTGCGGCTTGGGGATTTGACGCGGGATGAGCTGCGGGCGCGGTGTGTGAGCGATGCGGTGGCGGAGAGCGTTACAAAGCTGATGCGGGCGCGGCGGGTGCTGGAGGTTCAGTTTGCTGGAGCGAAACGGTTGATTGCGGTGGAGGACGCAGCGCGGTATCGGGATGCGCTTGGAGTGCCTTTGCCGCCGGGACTGCCTACGGCATTTTTAGAGGCGGCTCCGGAGGCGGTGGTCGATCTGCTGCGACGATATGCGAGGACGCATGGGCCGTTTACTTCGCATGATGCTGCCGGACGTTTTGATCTGCCTGTGGAGAGTGTTGACGCCGTATTGCAGCGGCTGGTGCAGACAGGGCGAGTTGTGGAGGGTGGATTTCGTCCGGGTGGGATTCATCGCGAGTGGTGCGATAACGAGGTGCTGCGAACGATTCGGCGGAAGTCGCTGGCGCAGTTGCGTAAAGAGGTCGAACCCGTTGAACAGCGAACGCTGGCGCGGTTGCTGACGCGGTGGCAGGGTGTGGTGCAGCCGCGACGAGGGCTCGATGCTCTGCTGGATGTGATTGAGAATTTGCAGGGCGCCCCGCTGCCAGCTTCGATTCTGGAGACGGAGATTCTGCCGACGCGATTACTGGGATATAAGCCTGCTGATCTGGATACTTTGATTGCTGCGGGCGAGGTGGTTTGGGTGGGGCTTGATCCCATTGGCGAGCGAGATGGACGGATTGGACTTTACCTCGCGGAGAAGTTGCCGGGGCTTTGGAATGCAGGAAACCAAGAGCAGGGAACGGCGATCAGTGAACGAGCGGAGAAGGTGATTGCGTATCTGCGGGAACGGGGGGCTTCGTTCTTTCAGGATTTGCATGATGGGGTTGGGGGAGGGTATCCGGGAGAGACGCTGGATGCGTTGTGGGAGCTGGTTTGGAAGGGATTGGTGACAAACGATGGGATGGCTGCGCTGCGGGCTTATTGCGAGCGGCCGGCTACGAGTGCGCGTAAGCAGCGGCGGGTACATCAGCAGACGGGATTTCGTTCGCGGCGGACAACTCCGCCTACGGCGCAGGGACGATGGGCTTTGCAGTCGGCGGCGTTTGTGGCAGACTGGTCGGCGACAGCGTGGAGTCATGCGATGGCGCAACAGTTATTGACGCGGTATGGTGTGGTGTTTCGTGAGACGGCACATGCGGAGAATCTGCCGGGTGGCTTTTCTGCGATTTATGACGTGATGAAGGCGCTGGAGGAGAGTGGCAAGATTCGTCGTGGATATTTTGCGGCAGATCTGGGGGCGACTCAGTTTGCTTTACCGGCTGCGGTGGATCTGCTGCGGTCGCTTCGGGTGCAGCAGGAGCCGGAGCGTTCGGAGATGTTGCAGTTGGCGGCTACCGATCCGGCGAATCCTTATGGAGCGCTGCTGCGATGGCCTGCACCTCCGGATGCGGGGTCTTCGCTGACGCGGAGTGTGGGAGCGCAGGTGATCTTATGCAATGGAGAGCTTGTAGCTTATCTGCGTCGGGGCAACCCGAATGTGCAGGCGTTTCTGCCGGAGGAGGAGCCGCAGCGGTCGCATGTGATGCGCAGTCTGGCGGAGTTTCTGGTGAAACGCGTGCAGGCCCTGGAGGATGAGAATAGTCGGGCTGGAATGCTGATTGCGATGGTAAATGGGATTGCGGTGGCGGAGCATCCGATGGCCCGGGCATTGCTGGATGCGGGCTTTGCAGCGGGGGCGATGGGGTTCAATGTGAGGCGGGGACTGCCGCATCTGCCGGGGGTTCGTGGCGATGCGAGAGCGAATGCGTGAGCACTAAAATTAGCGAAAAATGTGGGCTGAATATTCTGTGAGAGATATTCAGCCCACCATCATGCTGGCAGATGTCGATTGCGGCCAGCCGATTATGGAAGCGATTCAGAGCAGGAACTCGCGAGGACCAACTGGCGGACATTCGTCAGGCTGGCCTGCATATCTGCGACGAGCGAAGCGAGCGGCAACTTCGGATTGTTCCCCAGGAGTGTAGGCAGCTTTGCGACCTTGGTTGACATTGTCGCGACGTCCTGGGTCAGCATGTCCTTCGGACCTCCGATTCTGATGATGTCGCGGATGTCCTGGCTATAGAGCTGCATTCCCACAAGCGTATTGTTGTTGATGGTGTAGGTACTGGCGTTTGCTGGATTCGCAGTTTCAGCCGCTGTGTAGATCTGTTGCGTGTAGAGCAGGTTTGCATAGACATGATTCATCGCACTGATTGCGTTTGAATAACCGTCACAACTGGCGGGTGGACTCGTCGTTGAACCCGAGCCAGGGTTTGTGATGGGGCCAGTTGACGAGCCACCCGACGGATCGCCAACTGTAACCGGCGGCAGTCCAGGATCTCCTGTTGGAGGCTGAATTGGTGAGCTGGGTGCGGTGGTGAGTACCACCTTGAAGATGATGGTCCGTGGCGTGGGGGTCTGGGCGGCGAGCGGTGCAGCCACCATAAGAAGTAAACCCAGGAACGATTTCACAGGTGGCCTCTTAGTGGAGCTGCTGAATGCTGAGTGATGCGCTGATTACGCTTAGGGGAGAAGGGGAATCGACGTACGTGAATAGCCGAACTGCAGTGCCCGCAGTAAATTGAACAATTCGGGTATTCATAATTACATTTCGCATTCCGTTTGTGGTGGTCCAGAGAAAGTCCGGGTTATCGACGTTCGTTGGATTGACACCCTGGCCGTAGCTGACGCCAGGGGGGACGCCATCGGCAAGACGGACATGCGACACAATGAGGTAGGTGCCAGTGGTAGGAATGACGTAGGAGTTAGTAGTCCAGTTCCACGCTGACGCGGTGTCGGTAACTACGGTGTCCATGGGGACCGTAGTGAAGGCAGTACCAGCATTTAATATTCCAGAGGTGTTCGTAGCGGTGACGACAAACGACGCGAGCGGAACGGATGTGGGGGCGGTGGTTCCTGGCGGCACGGCAACGGAGACGGGAACGGTAATGGTGGTGGTTGTGCCATCTTGCACGGAGGTGAGCGTGCCGACGGTAACTGACTGGGCGCCAGCCAAGGTAGAGACAGATAATATAACTGCAAGTAATTTCAACTTATACATGGACTAGCTCCCTCGGGAAGTACAGATATGATTTTGGGAAGATTTGAATTGCTATGCGATGAGAGTAACTACCTGTTTGATTTGTAAGAATTGCACATTCAGGTAAGTCGAGCGGCCCAAACGGGGTATGTCAGGGAAGGAAGTTGTATGCCTGAGGGCGATACCATCTATCGTGCGGCCCGGGCTCTGCAAAGGGCGATTGGCGGCAAGGCGGTGACCGGTTTTGAGACGGGGCTGGCTAAGCTGGCACGAGTGAATGACGATTCTCCTCTGGTGGGACGGATCGTAGAGAAGGTAGAGTCGCGGGGGAAGTGGCTGCTGATTTATTTTTCCGGCGACCTTATTTTGGTTACACACATGCTGATGAGCGGAAGTTGGCATCTCTACCGGCCGGGGGAACGGTGGCGGATGGGGCGGAGCCGGATGCGCGTGGTGATTCGTGCGGGAGATGGCGATGGGGATTGGGAGGCGGTGGCCTTCAACGTGCCGATTGCGGAGTTTCATACGGCGCGATCACTGGAGCGGAATACTCAGATACCTAAGCTTGGGCCGGATATTCTTGCGGCTGAGTTTACAGTGGCCGGTGGAGTGGCGCGGTTGGCTGCCTATGGACGGGAGCATCCCGATGCGGAGATTGCGGTAGTGCTGCTGAATCAGCGGGTGCTGGCGGGTTTGGGGAATGTTTATAAGAGCGAGGTGGCGTTTGCTGCGGGAGTGAATCCGTTTCGGGCGATGCGGACGATTACGCCCAAAGATATGGAGACGATGGTGGACTTCGCGCAGCGCTATATGAAGGCGAATGTAGTGGATGGGAAGGGGGATGGGATTGTCACGTACTCGGGTAATCGGAGGACGACCCATGCCATGAACCGTGAAGAGAGGCTTTGGGTGTACCGGCGACAGGGGCAGGAGTGCCGGAGATGCGGCGCTACAGTGATGATGCGAAAGCAGGGGGAGCAGGCCCGGTCGACTTACTGGTGTCCGGCGTGCCAGCCGTGGATTGAGCCGGCTTTGGAAGATCAGTGAAGACTGACCGTTAGTTAAATATCTGATATTTTTCATACCCCTGGGGGCTATTTACATCTAACATGGTGTGAGGAGCTAAAACATGGAAAACACACTGAAACTTTCGATTGATGGCATGCACTGCGGAGCTTGCGTGAGCAGGGTTACGACTGCGCTGAAAGGTGTGGAAGGAGTTGAGGTTGGAACGGTGGATGTGGGGTCGGCCTCGGTTGGATTTGATCCCGCAAAGACATCCATCGAGAAGATCACTGCGGCGGTAGATCATATCGGATTTTCGGCGCGCGTCGCAGATTGAGGTGCATGGTATGGCGCATGGGTTAATGAGTGAGGAAGCAGGGAAGACCACGCTGGAGCGTGTCGAAATTCCCGTCACCGGGATGACCTGTGCGGCGTGTCAGTCGTTTGTGCAGCGAACGCTTCAGGGAGAGGCAGGGGTGCAGAGTGCGAGCGTGAATCTTATGCTGCACCGTGCCGCTGTCACCTTTGATCCGGGGGTGGTGTCGGCGTCGAAGCTGGTCGAAAAGATTCG from Edaphobacter paludis includes:
- a CDS encoding DNA glycosylase AlkZ-like family protein, with protein sequence MPRASSNSKKVGVATPSSADAALSLFHPITAKWFRAVFEAPTAPQIEGWPAIARGESTLILAPTGTGKTLTAFLWCLDRLMLRTAADAARGCRVVYLSPLKALAADVERNLRSPLAGIANMAKREGVEVRIPEISVRTGDTPQKERARFRRHPGEILITTPESLYLLLTSEAGESLRTVETVIVDEIHALVPSKRGAHMAVSLERLEALTGRRLQRIGLSATQRPLEEVARFLGGAEGQGSVTDTVTEEPLANVLMDAASDDGVKADVGVNAPRYRPVTVVNAGARKVLELKVEVPVEDMARLGEIEEQPSGPASQGPKRTSIWQSIYPRLLEIIQGRTSTLIFVNARRVAERLAGALNDLAGEAIARAHHGSLAAAQRSEIEEMLKAGKIKALIATSSLELGIDMGAIDLVIQIEAPPSVASGMQRIGRAGHQVGAPSHGIIFPKYRADLIACAAVTRAMHEGHVESTRFLRNPLDVLAQQMVAVIAHPPLGVADAERRTAHKSEEEESPGISYEALFALMRSAAPFAGLSRSVFNGVLDMLAGRYPSDEFAELRPRVTWDRTRNWITPRAGVKRIAILNGGTIPDRGTYGVFLAGERSKPVRVGELDEEMVFETKPGEVFTLGASAWRIEEITHDRVLVLPAPGEAGKMPFWHGDRAGRPLEFGRRIGALVRELRETPRSVAITRLTQEHDLEAGAAENVLRYLADQELATTVVPDDRNIVIERVRDELGDWRVCVLTPFGSRIHAPWAMAATAKIRAHGGPAVETMWSEDGFVLRFPETEEAPAIEPILLAPEEAAELVLQQLGSTALFAAKFRESAARALLLPRRRMDGRTPLWQQRKRSYDLLSVASRYPSFPILLEAYRECLRDVFDMPALMETLRLMANRSVRVYTVDSRTPSPFASALLFSYVANYIYDGDAPLAERRAQALSIDQDQLRELMGDADLRELLDANAIEETEEQLQCIVENYKARTMDGVHDLLLRLGDLTRDELRARCVSDAVAESVTKLMRARRVLEVQFAGAKRLIAVEDAARYRDALGVPLPPGLPTAFLEAAPEAVVDLLRRYARTHGPFTSHDAAGRFDLPVESVDAVLQRLVQTGRVVEGGFRPGGIHREWCDNEVLRTIRRKSLAQLRKEVEPVEQRTLARLLTRWQGVVQPRRGLDALLDVIENLQGAPLPASILETEILPTRLLGYKPADLDTLIAAGEVVWVGLDPIGERDGRIGLYLAEKLPGLWNAGNQEQGTAISERAEKVIAYLRERGASFFQDLHDGVGGGYPGETLDALWELVWKGLVTNDGMAALRAYCERPATSARKQRRVHQQTGFRSRRTTPPTAQGRWALQSAAFVADWSATAWSHAMAQQLLTRYGVVFRETAHAENLPGGFSAIYDVMKALEESGKIRRGYFAADLGATQFALPAAVDLLRSLRVQQEPERSEMLQLAATDPANPYGALLRWPAPPDAGSSLTRSVGAQVILCNGELVAYLRRGNPNVQAFLPEEEPQRSHVMRSLAEFLVKRVQALEDENSRAGMLIAMVNGIAVAEHPMARALLDAGFAAGAMGFNVRRGLPHLPGVRGDARANA
- a CDS encoding protein-glutamate O-methyltransferase CheR, producing the protein MTCSDSDYAYLRALVLEQSANRIDPSRNSLFDARLKPIAQKAGAANLKDFVSLLKVDRAPHLHRAVAEAMTINETSFFRDLKPFEMLRETILPRLIERRREQRRLRIWSAASSTGQEAYSVAMLIAEHFPAIARWDVKIIGTDISQYVLEYARRGRYRRLEVNRGLPARMLLKYLVRDGEEWEISERIRSMCEFQYANLCEPLPKLPVFDLVMLRNVLLYFPQQDRSYLFKGVYQLMAPDGCLVLGNAEQAEDSSDQFEVEFASSSYCYRPVPPLD
- a CDS encoding heavy-metal-associated domain-containing protein, with protein sequence MENTLKLSIDGMHCGACVSRVTTALKGVEGVEVGTVDVGSASVGFDPAKTSIEKITAAVDHIGFSARVAD
- a CDS encoding response regulator; the encoded protein is MRALIVDDSSFIRDYLRQLLHRMGITCEEAVNGSNALEVLAAAQAFDLMLLDVNMPVMNGLECVKALREAQLGPEMKVMMVTTESDNSFITTALSHGADEFLMKPFTPESLREKMALLGFAAA
- a CDS encoding chemotaxis response regulator protein-glutamate methylesterase, whose translation is MGISSEQPLRVLAADDSAVMREIMRKLFEMHGEDGPSSLPRMELCGTAQDGVECLEAVGRLGPDVLVLDLEMPRLNGLDVLDRLRDVNPGLPVIMCSSYTERGARSTLEALARGAADYVMKPNAQRDLTAALQSLAQQLLPKIAALTKGRRRTVGENAAQAAQSAATTGRKDSPIEVVVIGLSTGGPSALEQMLPRLPSSFPVPVLIVQHMPKLFTGALAERLDKCCALRVRQAYDGDAIVPGTVWLAPGDSHMEVAVRRMGFGIDDVSLQGRGARVKLHQREPLNHCRPSVDYLFHSAARLYGAGALALMMTGMGADGLGGARAVHEAGGVVLAQDEATSAVWGMPGRVADAGIANAVLPLGAIAGELKQRVNAGRPTRLAPAEHAVSPAGSRREAMHDLL
- a CDS encoding DNA-formamidopyrimidine glycosylase family protein, which translates into the protein MPEGDTIYRAARALQRAIGGKAVTGFETGLAKLARVNDDSPLVGRIVEKVESRGKWLLIYFSGDLILVTHMLMSGSWHLYRPGERWRMGRSRMRVVIRAGDGDGDWEAVAFNVPIAEFHTARSLERNTQIPKLGPDILAAEFTVAGGVARLAAYGREHPDAEIAVVLLNQRVLAGLGNVYKSEVAFAAGVNPFRAMRTITPKDMETMVDFAQRYMKANVVDGKGDGIVTYSGNRRTTHAMNREERLWVYRRQGQECRRCGATVMMRKQGEQARSTYWCPACQPWIEPALEDQ